In one window of Ruminococcus hominis DNA:
- a CDS encoding ABC transporter permease yields the protein MLNMIKMDLYRMFRTKSMYVVWIILAVSLLFTTFLCKTDYDSLSKEDTVQQEQFAEPTAENINVGMMVTLPTEPGEKVTVYDIFFANSQGKFYALFLVIFAVMFSTADIGSGYIKNIGGQVKKRGALIFSRSIALAVFTVLTMAGAFLFQAVANYIVFRELTWGSSKADLSYFLTELALHYALVLICMAVAIILKNNVISMVIAICLTMNIMSIIYGLINSAVQKMGIQNFQIYKYTITGKLSLLPMNPSGNECLAAFGVAMVFIVIMISVSSVVFQKRDI from the coding sequence ATGCTTAATATGATAAAAATGGATTTATACCGGATGTTTAGAACCAAAAGTATGTATGTAGTATGGATCATCCTGGCTGTATCATTACTGTTTACAACATTTCTGTGTAAAACGGATTATGATTCATTAAGTAAAGAAGATACCGTGCAGCAGGAGCAGTTTGCTGAACCGACTGCGGAGAATATTAATGTGGGGATGATGGTGACACTGCCTACAGAACCAGGAGAAAAAGTCACGGTGTATGACATTTTCTTTGCAAATTCTCAGGGAAAATTTTATGCATTGTTTCTTGTGATTTTTGCTGTGATGTTTTCAACAGCAGATATCGGAAGCGGTTATATTAAAAATATTGGCGGTCAGGTTAAAAAAAGAGGAGCACTGATTTTTTCCAGATCTATTGCGTTGGCGGTCTTTACGGTGCTGACAATGGCAGGTGCATTCTTGTTCCAGGCAGTGGCGAATTATATTGTATTCAGAGAGCTGACGTGGGGCAGTTCAAAAGCTGATCTGTCTTATTTTCTGACGGAGTTGGCACTTCATTATGCACTTGTGTTGATCTGTATGGCGGTTGCAATCATTCTGAAAAATAATGTGATCAGCATGGTCATAGCAATTTGCCTTACAATGAATATAATGAGTATCATATACGGATTGATAAACAGCGCTGTTCAGAAAATGGGAATCCAGAATTTCCAGATTTATAAGTATACGATAACTGGAAAATTATCACTGCTTCCTATGAATCCAAGTGGAAATGAGTGCTTGGCAGCATTCGGTGTAGCAATGGTGTTCATTGTTATAATGATATCTGTTAGTAGCGTTGTTTTTCAAAAGAGGGATATTTAA
- a CDS encoding ABC transporter ATP-binding protein, which produces MINADKKKEMKNLSEMLLETRNLTKQYGHHKAVDSVDMHIKKGAIYGFIGRNGAGKTTCLKMISGLSKPTCGEIEMFGYKGKDLQNVRSRVGCLIEAPGLYGNMTAYENLNIKCKLFGIKKTGYIEEILRIVGLEDVGKKQTKHFSLGMKQRLGIGLALVGEPDLLVLDEPINGLDPQGIAEIRDTIQRLRKERNMTICISSHILEELSKIATDYGIIHNGSLLQEITREELMRRCSERMELTLDHPKLAIPVLDSMGFTNFQITDKEHIHIFERLNESAVLNMELAKAGIPVKGISITSEELETYFLNLTGGTDHA; this is translated from the coding sequence ATGATAAATGCAGATAAGAAAAAGGAGATGAAAAACTTGAGCGAAATGTTATTGGAAACAAGAAATTTGACTAAGCAATATGGACACCATAAAGCTGTGGACAGTGTCGATATGCATATTAAAAAAGGTGCTATTTATGGCTTTATCGGTCGGAATGGGGCTGGGAAGACAACTTGCCTAAAGATGATCAGTGGACTTTCAAAGCCGACTTGTGGAGAAATCGAGATGTTCGGATACAAAGGAAAGGATCTGCAAAATGTTCGATCTCGGGTAGGATGTCTGATTGAGGCACCGGGGCTTTATGGAAATATGACCGCATATGAAAATTTGAATATTAAATGTAAGTTGTTTGGAATAAAGAAGACAGGTTATATTGAAGAAATATTGAGAATAGTAGGTCTGGAGGATGTGGGAAAGAAACAAACAAAGCATTTTTCCCTTGGAATGAAGCAGAGGTTGGGAATAGGTCTTGCATTGGTTGGAGAACCAGATTTGTTAGTCCTTGACGAACCGATTAATGGCTTGGATCCACAGGGGATTGCAGAAATCCGTGATACGATTCAGAGACTTCGGAAAGAACGGAATATGACAATATGTATTTCCAGTCATATTCTGGAGGAATTATCTAAGATTGCTACAGATTATGGAATTATTCATAATGGAAGTCTCCTACAGGAAATTACAAGAGAAGAATTAATGAGGAGATGCAGTGAACGTATGGAGTTGACATTGGATCATCCGAAACTGGCGATTCCTGTGCTGGATTCTATGGGATTTACCAACTTTCAAATAACAGATAAAGAACATATTCATATTTTTGAACGATTGAATGAAAGTGCAGTTTTGAATATGGAACTTGCAAAAGCGGGAATTCCAGTAAAAGGGATATCCATTACCAGTGAAGAACTGGAGACTTATTTTCTGAATCTGACGGGAGGTACAGACCATGCTTAA
- a CDS encoding response regulator transcription factor, protein MFSQCKIEERTIMQKILIVEDDTNINNLLQEALSKAGYSCEQAFSGTEAKLLLNMQEHSYALVLLDLMLPGITGEAVLEEIRKKGNLPVIVLTAKDSLDEKVKVLTSGADDYITKPFEIREVLARIQVQLRHTEEKEIKESNLSFREMVLNKATFQVSIGGKILPKITRQEFAILELLLRNPKQVFSKEDIFEYAWDEPYMGETKTLDVHISNIRKKIKTVTSEEYIETVWGIGYRLHL, encoded by the coding sequence ATGTTTTCACAGTGTAAAATAGAGGAGAGAACTATCATGCAGAAAATACTGATTGTAGAAGATGATACAAATATCAATAATCTGCTTCAGGAAGCATTATCCAAAGCAGGCTATTCCTGTGAGCAGGCGTTTTCCGGAACTGAGGCAAAGCTGCTTTTGAATATGCAGGAGCATAGCTATGCACTGGTATTGCTGGATTTGATGTTGCCGGGAATTACAGGAGAAGCAGTTCTGGAGGAAATACGGAAAAAGGGAAATCTTCCGGTTATTGTTTTGACTGCGAAAGATAGCTTGGATGAAAAGGTAAAGGTTTTAACTAGTGGGGCTGATGATTATATAACGAAACCTTTTGAAATCAGAGAGGTACTGGCAAGAATTCAGGTACAGCTTCGTCATACAGAAGAAAAGGAAATAAAAGAATCTAATCTTTCGTTCAGAGAGATGGTATTGAACAAAGCTACTTTTCAGGTCAGCATTGGTGGAAAAATACTTCCTAAGATAACAAGACAGGAGTTTGCGATTTTAGAATTACTGCTCAGAAATCCGAAGCAGGTTTTCAGTAAAGAGGACATTTTTGAATATGCGTGGGACGAACCATATATGGGTGAAACAAAAACTCTGGATGTACATATAAGCAATATTCGTAAAAAGATAAAAACAGTTACATCTGAGGAATATATTGAAACCGTCTGGGGAATCGGTTATCGTCTTCATCTATAA
- a CDS encoding type II toxin-antitoxin system RelE/ParE family toxin, with product MLKLRINPIVAKDLKNIRDYIAEDNEEYAAKTIKEIYGKFENLQMFPGMGSDLSKRVSFRTDYKYAIWEDYVIIYKVGNEYVEIYRVVNRYQDITRIFD from the coding sequence AAAATTGCGGATCAATCCGATTGTTGCAAAGGATTTGAAAAACATCCGAGATTATATTGCTGAGGATAATGAAGAATATGCTGCAAAGACGATAAAAGAGATTTATGGTAAATTTGAAAATCTTCAGATGTTTCCGGGAATGGGGTCGGATTTATCCAAACGGGTCAGCTTTCGGACAGATTATAAATATGCGATATGGGAAGATTATGTTATTATCTACAAGGTCGGTAACGAATATGTAGAGATTTATCGTGTAGTTAACCGATATCAGGATATCACGAGAATCTTTGATTGA